A section of the Camelus ferus isolate YT-003-E chromosome 33, BCGSAC_Cfer_1.0, whole genome shotgun sequence genome encodes:
- the LOC102512885 gene encoding olfactory receptor 10G9, protein MTNVSLVTTFILTGLPHAAELDLLLFGIFLVIYVLTVVGNLLILLVIMVDSHLHTPMYYFLTNLSFIDIWFSTVTVPKMLMTLVSPGGRAISLHSCVAQLYSFHFLGSTECFLYTVMSFDRYLAISYPLRYASMMSGQACALLATATWLSGSLHSAVQTTLTFRLPYCGPSQIQHYFCDAPPILKLACADTSTNEMVIFVNIGVVASGCFLLIALSYVSIVCSILKIRTSQGRHRAFQTCASHCIVVLCFFVPCVFIYLRPGSKDAVDGIVAVFYTVLTPLLNPVVYTLRNKEVRKALLKLKDRVVYSHSK, encoded by the coding sequence ATGACAAACGTGAGTCTAGTGACAACGTTTATCCTCACCGGCCTTCCCCATGCAGCAGAGCTGGACCTGCTCCTCTTTGGAATCTTCTTGGTGATTTATGTCCTCACTGTGGTGGGGAACCTCCTCATCCTGTTGGTGATTATGGTGGAttcccacctccacacccccatgtactacTTCCTGACCAACCTGTCCTTCATTGACATATGGTTCTCCACGGTCACTGTGCCCAAAATGCTGATGACCTTGGTGTCCCCGGGAGGCAGGGCTATCTCCTTGCACAGCTGCGTGGCCCAGCTCTACTCCTTCCACTTCCTGGGGAGCACCGAATGTTTCCTCTACACAGTCATGTCCTTCGACCGCTACCTGGCCATCAGTTACCCGCTCAGGTACGCCAGCATGATGAGTGGGCAAGCGTGCGCCCTCCTGGCCACAGCCACGTGGCTCAGCGGCTCTCTGCACTCTGCTGTCCAGACCACACTGACATTCCGCTTGCCCTACTGTGGACCCAGCCAGATCCAGCATTACTTCTGCGATGCACCGCCCATCCTCAAACTAGCCTGCGCAGACACCTCCACCAACGAGATGGTGATCTTTGTCAACATCGGAGTAGTGGCCTCAGGCTGCTTTCTCCTGATAGCGCTGTCCTACGTGTCCATCGTCTGCTCCATCCTGAAGATCCGCACCTCACAGGGGAGACACAGAGCCTTTCAGACCTGTGCCTCCCACTGCATTGTggtcctttgtttctttgttccctGTGTTTTCATTTACCTGAGGCCAGGTTCCAAGGATGCTGTGGATGGGATTGTGGCAGTTTTCTACACTGTCCTGACCCCGCTTCTGAACCCTGTGGTGTACACCCTGAGGAACAAGGAAGTGAGGAAAGCTCTGTTGAAGCTTAAAGACAGAGTAGTGTATTCTCATAGCAAATAA